The following DNA comes from Chitinophaga nivalis.
AGATATAAAAATCAAAAAAATAAAGCATGGCGGCTTTAACGGAAGGGTATCTGTCGGTGGCGGAGGCGGACGATACGGGAGGTATACAGGAGGCCTTGACCTGAACTACAGGAATAATAAACTGAATATATACGGCGGATACGACTACCTGCATAACCAATCCTACCTCAACACACAAACCGACCGGGAAATGGGTGCCAGCCATACCAATCCGCCACATATATACGACGACGCCTATGATGTACGGAAGAGAGATATTCACAATATAAACGCCGGGATCAACTACGATTTCAATGCCAGTAATACCATGACACTGGAACTGAAAAATACCTGGTTCATCAGAGATATAGCGGCCACCAGTCAGACAACATTCCTGAATGCCAGGCCGGGACAACCAGATGTGGCATTCACCACTACACAAACCGGCAATGCCAGATTCAGCAGCCCTTCAGCTAACCTGTATTACCGGCATAAGTTTGATACCCTGGGAAAAGAAATCGTTTTTAACGGCAGTTACTATCACTACAATCAGCAATGGCAGGACGAGTTCATCACCGATTACGATAAGAAGCAGCCTGTTGAATATCTCAGGAATAATTCTCCTCAGACTATCATGATGAAGTCCTTATCTGCTGACTATTCACAGCCTGTCAAAACAGGAAAGTTAGACGCCGGACTGAAAACCGTATTTGTAAAAACAGATAATAACATCCAGTGGGAGAATTGGAAGGGAAAAGACTGGGAAACAGATGCCGGTAAAACCAATTACTTTATTTACCATGAAAATGTAAACGCCGGATATATTACATATGCCAATCAGTTTAAGAAAGTGGTGGTGCAGGCAGGACTCCGGGTGGAAAACACACAGGTAAAAGGAACTTCTGTTACTACCAGACAGGAATTTACCAAAAGCTACACCCAGCTATTTCCCTCTGCAGCATTGCAGTATCTTATATCAGACAATCATCAGCTTGGATTGACTTACAGAAGAAGTATAGACAGACCGAATTATGATCTGGTAAATCCTTTCCTGATATTTCAGAGTAAATACAATGTCTTCCGGGGAAATCCTGATCTGAATCCACAGCTGGTTTCATCCGTTGAGTTATCACATTCCTTTAAAAACAGTTTGATCACTACCTTATCATACGCAAGAACAAAAGACGTATTCACCCCTATCTATAAGCAAGGACCGGAGAATACGCTCATCACAACCTATGAGAACCTGCACACGTATGATCTGGCCTATGCAGGACTCACTTACAGCAAGGACCTTACAAAATGGTGGACTACCGCCACCTCCCTGCAAGGTTACTATGTACGGTTCAACTACAGCAATGATATTCCGTTAGCAGATTCCAGGCCCGGCTACTATATTAATTCCAGCAATACATTCCTGCTGCCGGGCGATATAAAAATGGAAATAAGCGGTTTGTATTCTTCCAGGGCATCTTCAGGATTAAATGACGTAGGCGCTTACTGGAGTGTAAATGCAGGATTACAGAAGAAGATACTCCAAAAGAAAGGAACACTGAGCCTGAATGTCAATGATATATTCAAGAGCACGAAATACTGGAACCGTTCCGAATATCAGCATATCAATGTATATCAGTTTATGCGTTACGACAGCCGGTATGCTATGCTGACATTCAGTTACCGGTTTGGCAACCAGCACATCAAATCATCCGAAAGCAGGCAGACAGCCATTGAAGATGAAAAGAAAAGAGTAAACACCGGCAAATAACATTTATCCCTATACTTATGAAACAATTAGTTGTCTGCAGTAAAGAATTACCGGAGTATTATAACTATGAAGTCCCTTCCGGTTCAATAAATATCGATGGTTCCGCCGTAACATATGCCCTGATTGAAACAGCAGATATAACCTTCGACGGAGATAAGTATCCTGAATATGTGCTGGTAAGGAAAGTAGCAGTATCCACCAATTACCGCGATATGGGCGTCATGACGCATGTGGCAGCCGGTATACTCAGGGGCAACCCCGACCAGCTTCTCTACTATCCCATAGGATCAGAGTTTTCAGGTGTGGTGGTGGCTGTAGGAAATCTTGTAAAGGGTTTCCGGCCGGGTGACAGGGTAATTCCTGATGCAGGCTATCCTTTCGCCGGTGAAAGCAAAGACCGGGGCGGCCTGCCTACCAACAATGCCTTTTCAGAACTGGAAATGTTGCATGCTTCCAAACTCGCTGTCATTCCTGATTCACTTTCCTTTGAGCAGGCAGCAGCATTTACCATAGGAGCGCAGACGGTGTACAGTATGATTTCCAGACTGAACATAACGTCAGGCAGCAAAGTATTATTGCTGGGCCTTAGTTCCAATACAGCGCTCTTTGCACTCAATGCCCTGAAAAACAAATCTGTTGAACTGACAGGAATAGCCCGCAGTATCAAATTCAGGGATAAACTGCTGAAAATGGGGCTTCATCAGCTGTTCGTTATCTCACCGGATACTCCCAACTATCTGGAAAATGAAGGACTGCAGGAATACATCAACGGGAAAGGAAAATTTGATTATATCATCGATCCTTTCTGCAATAACAACCTGACGAA
Coding sequences within:
- a CDS encoding TonB-dependent receptor family protein, whose amino-acid sequence is MKTKKNISILILLLFVIVLHAQEKNGSVTGKVTDSLSNAPMPFATVVLLKDGTEKKNTLTDKDGQFGFAAVPYGTYTIAVKFIGYADYQSTSLTISAEQVNIPPVQLAPAVQQLNSINITARKPFIEQSLGKLTVNVSESPAAAGNTLEEILKRSPGVKVNDDGSVTLNGKKVMMYIDGRPSYLTGEAFKNLLVATSGNNVDKIELISNPASKYDAQAAAVIDIKIKKIKHGGFNGRVSVGGGGGRYGRYTGGLDLNYRNNKLNIYGGYDYLHNQSYLNTQTDREMGASHTNPPHIYDDAYDVRKRDIHNINAGINYDFNASNTMTLELKNTWFIRDIAATSQTTFLNARPGQPDVAFTTTQTGNARFSSPSANLYYRHKFDTLGKEIVFNGSYYHYNQQWQDEFITDYDKKQPVEYLRNNSPQTIMMKSLSADYSQPVKTGKLDAGLKTVFVKTDNNIQWENWKGKDWETDAGKTNYFIYHENVNAGYITYANQFKKVVVQAGLRVENTQVKGTSVTTRQEFTKSYTQLFPSAALQYLISDNHQLGLTYRRSIDRPNYDLVNPFLIFQSKYNVFRGNPDLNPQLVSSVELSHSFKNSLITTLSYARTKDVFTPIYKQGPENTLITTYENLHTYDLAYAGLTYSKDLTKWWTTATSLQGYYVRFNYSNDIPLADSRPGYYINSSNTFLLPGDIKMEISGLYSSRASSGLNDVGAYWSVNAGLQKKILQKKGTLSLNVNDIFKSTKYWNRSEYQHINVYQFMRYDSRYAMLTFSYRFGNQHIKSSESRQTAIEDEKKRVNTGK
- a CDS encoding MDR/zinc-dependent alcohol dehydrogenase-like family protein, giving the protein MKQLVVCSKELPEYYNYEVPSGSINIDGSAVTYALIETADITFDGDKYPEYVLVRKVAVSTNYRDMGVMTHVAAGILRGNPDQLLYYPIGSEFSGVVVAVGNLVKGFRPGDRVIPDAGYPFAGESKDRGGLPTNNAFSELEMLHASKLAVIPDSLSFEQAAAFTIGAQTVYSMISRLNITSGSKVLLLGLSSNTALFALNALKNKSVELTGIARSIKFRDKLLKMGLHQLFVISPDTPNYLENEGLQEYINGKGKFDYIIDPFCNNNLTKALPLMAMNGTYITCGVSNNITTANRQLLTEDILLQVIINNITIKGNCLGASAHLQTALQDYVHNSFEVPIDSIYEQDPQSFMQRSFNDPERFGKVIYKF